One stretch of Candidatus Bathyarchaeia archaeon DNA includes these proteins:
- a CDS encoding energy-coupling factor ABC transporter permease encodes MHIMEGFLPHPWWEIWFIISIPIVAYGVYKLSKLAKKTPEAKPLLALMGAFIFILSALKLPSVTGSCSHPTGTGLSAVIVGPGITSVLATIVLVFQALLLAHGGLTTLGANIFSMGIMGPVVAYAVWLICKKAHVPNAVGIFLAATLGDLATYVTTSVQLALAFPTSAGFFDAFAKFGTIFAVTQIPLAIGEGILAVILFDFLAKYKGHLLAALKVIKLPNGPRLQEDSEQ; translated from the coding sequence ATGCACATAATGGAAGGTTTCCTGCCGCACCCATGGTGGGAAATCTGGTTTATAATCTCAATCCCAATAGTAGCCTATGGCGTTTATAAACTCTCTAAACTCGCCAAAAAAACTCCCGAAGCAAAACCCCTGCTAGCCCTGATGGGCGCTTTCATCTTCATACTCTCCGCCCTAAAACTGCCCTCCGTCACCGGAAGCTGCTCGCATCCCACAGGCACCGGGCTATCCGCCGTAATCGTCGGACCCGGCATAACCTCCGTTTTGGCAACAATTGTGCTGGTTTTTCAGGCGCTTCTGCTTGCTCACGGAGGCTTAACCACGCTTGGCGCAAACATCTTCTCCATGGGCATCATGGGGCCCGTCGTAGCCTACGCAGTTTGGCTCATCTGCAAAAAAGCCCACGTTCCCAACGCAGTAGGCATCTTTTTGGCTGCAACTTTAGGCGACCTAGCAACCTACGTCACCACATCCGTACAACTCGCTTTAGCTTTCCCAACATCCGCAGGCTTCTTTGATGCATTCGCAAAATTCGGCACAATCTTTGCAGTAACCCAAATTCCACTAGCCATTGGCGAAGGCATACTCGCAGTGATACTCTTTGACTTCTTAGCCAAATACAAAGGACACCTGCTAGCCGCCCTCAAAGTGATAAAGCTTCCAAACGGTCCACGCTTACAGGAGGATTCAGAACAGTGA
- a CDS encoding iron chaperone: MKANRTSQTVNEYIAAFPQNVQTMLQELRRTIKEAAPNAEETISYQMPAFKLNGRILVYFAAFKNHIGFYPTASAVEAFKEKLAKYQTSKGTVKFLLNQPTPTELVKEMVRFRVEEILRKKGKREREAP; encoded by the coding sequence ATGAAAGCCAACAGAACAAGCCAAACAGTCAACGAATACATCGCAGCCTTCCCCCAAAACGTGCAGACCATGTTGCAGGAGCTTAGGCGAACCATCAAAGAAGCAGCGCCCAACGCTGAAGAAACAATCAGTTACCAGATGCCTGCCTTCAAGCTCAACGGGCGAATTTTGGTTTATTTTGCTGCTTTCAAAAACCATATTGGCTTTTACCCCACTGCATCTGCCGTTGAGGCGTTCAAAGAGAAACTGGCTAAATACCAGACCAGCAAGGGCACCGTCAAGTTCCTCCTAAACCAGCCCACCCCGACGGAGTTGGTTAAGGAAATGGTGCGGTTTAGGGTGGAAGAAATTCTGCGCAAGAAGGGAAAACGCGAACGAGAGGCTCCATGA
- a CDS encoding MarR family transcriptional regulator, with product MPKQTQPILLRDKGEFTKFQILLEVMRNQPHVKQKDIADALGITIQAVSKYFKKLTKEGLLKTGSERADYRLTPKAVGRMHDDMKNLENYLINIKREIKIERALPAITTAPVKAGQEVGVIMKEGVMYTTSLNDPTTEAKGTVMADAQEGEDIGLQNLQGKIKVTPGKILIVKLPSIRKGGSRAVDLTKVRAYYDEFKPDRVGVMGAVGRAVLNKLGLKADLEFGINNAAAIAASRGLNVFVLVVGRMVNRMVQEVDLINMRNAKEVSYEVKDAKITP from the coding sequence TTGCCCAAACAAACCCAACCCATCCTCCTACGAGACAAAGGAGAATTCACAAAATTCCAAATCCTCCTCGAAGTCATGCGCAACCAACCACACGTCAAACAAAAAGACATCGCAGACGCCCTAGGAATAACCATCCAAGCAGTCTCAAAATACTTCAAAAAACTCACCAAAGAAGGCCTACTTAAAACAGGTTCCGAACGCGCCGACTACAGACTAACCCCCAAAGCCGTAGGAAGAATGCACGACGACATGAAAAATTTAGAGAACTACTTAATCAACATTAAACGGGAAATCAAAATTGAACGCGCCCTCCCCGCCATAACCACCGCACCAGTGAAAGCAGGCCAAGAAGTCGGCGTAATCATGAAAGAAGGCGTCATGTACACCACCTCCCTCAACGACCCCACAACCGAAGCAAAAGGCACCGTCATGGCAGACGCCCAAGAAGGCGAAGACATCGGGCTGCAAAACCTACAGGGCAAAATCAAAGTAACCCCAGGAAAAATTCTCATTGTCAAATTGCCCAGCATACGCAAAGGCGGCTCCCGAGCCGTAGACTTAACCAAAGTCCGCGCCTACTACGACGAGTTCAAACCAGACCGCGTGGGTGTCATGGGCGCCGTCGGAAGAGCGGTCCTAAACAAGTTGGGGTTGAAGGCAGATTTAGAGTTTGGCATCAACAACGCCGCCGCCATCGCTGCTTCAAGGGGACTGAACGTGTTTGTGCTGGTGGTGGGCAGAATGGTAAACCGCATGGTGCAAGAGGTGGACCTCATTAACATGCGAAACGCCAAAGAAGTCAGCTACGAGGTCAAAGACGCAAAAATCACGCCCTAA
- a CDS encoding GNAT family N-acetyltransferase, translated as MYAEELKDTTEWEPFLQTCPNATFYHTPQWKEVLEEAFPQPLYLAVRDENGVLVAICPGFIVKSGMVKIYQSNPRSDYAGPIISPTCFGRVYEALISYLRGLSHRNGVAYAKLNLMDADFKRVFSSSALTESNVGGVVELDLKATPHAYIWSKVLRQKMRTKIRAIEKHGFHAEEAKTKSDLKEFYRLYENNMHYIGALPFPYSFMEHAWDLLYPENFRVTLVRGDRAIAGTANFKYGRGTYGAYVGMDREKCRKYPIMAYLALEEVKRAEAEGRDFVSFGSTPNDPRERHYLQKMDLGGNYRKQTTVWVPSNSTGHFLVLSRNKTIATWKNMRNFLPVGFKRSLEKRLEAF; from the coding sequence ATGTACGCGGAAGAACTAAAAGACACAACTGAGTGGGAACCGTTTCTGCAGACCTGCCCCAACGCCACCTTCTACCACACTCCCCAGTGGAAAGAGGTGCTTGAAGAGGCTTTTCCGCAGCCCCTGTACTTGGCAGTGCGAGACGAAAACGGCGTCCTCGTTGCCATCTGCCCCGGCTTTATAGTGAAGTCGGGCATGGTCAAAATTTACCAGTCAAACCCCCGCTCCGACTACGCAGGACCAATCATCTCACCGACCTGTTTTGGACGCGTCTATGAAGCCCTAATCTCTTACCTGAGGGGCTTATCGCACCGAAACGGTGTCGCTTACGCGAAGCTGAACTTGATGGATGCCGACTTTAAACGTGTGTTTTCATCAAGTGCCTTAACGGAATCCAACGTGGGCGGCGTCGTTGAACTTGACCTCAAAGCCACTCCCCACGCCTACATCTGGAGCAAAGTGCTTAGGCAGAAGATGCGTACCAAAATTCGCGCCATCGAAAAACACGGATTCCACGCCGAAGAAGCCAAAACCAAATCTGACCTCAAAGAATTCTACCGCCTCTACGAAAACAACATGCACTACATTGGGGCTTTACCGTTTCCTTACTCGTTTATGGAGCATGCGTGGGATTTGCTTTATCCTGAGAATTTTCGGGTCACGCTTGTCCGCGGTGACCGCGCCATCGCTGGCACAGCTAACTTTAAGTATGGACGGGGAACCTACGGTGCCTACGTGGGCATGGACCGAGAAAAATGCCGCAAATACCCCATTATGGCTTATTTGGCGTTAGAGGAGGTGAAACGGGCAGAAGCAGAAGGGCGCGACTTTGTGTCTTTTGGCTCCACCCCCAACGACCCCCGCGAACGGCATTACCTGCAGAAGATGGATTTAGGCGGCAACTACCGCAAACAAACCACCGTCTGGGTCCCCTCCAACAGCACGGGGCACTTTTTGGTTTTAAGCCGCAACAAAACCATCGCCACATGGAAAAACATGCGGAACTTCTTGCCAGTGGGCTTCAAGAGGAGTTTGGAGAAGCGCCTCGAAGCGTTTTAG
- a CDS encoding acetate uptake transporter — protein sequence MSDKIAKLANPAPLGLLGFGLTTTLLNLHNAGLFPLDTMILAMGLAYGGLAQVIVGIMEFKRGNTFGTVAFSSYGLFWWSLVLLLVLPNVSFLPGLVAPTETAMAAYFFMWGLFTLAMFFGTLKTNRALQFVFASLVVLFFMLTIRDLTGNPVLSGTFTFGNLTGIEGIICGLSAVYLGFAEVLNEAHNKTVLPICPVK from the coding sequence ATGAGCGACAAAATCGCAAAATTGGCAAACCCCGCCCCTTTAGGGCTGCTTGGCTTTGGCTTGACCACAACCCTGCTGAACCTGCACAACGCTGGCTTATTCCCCCTTGACACCATGATTTTAGCAATGGGCTTAGCATACGGTGGCTTAGCACAGGTAATCGTTGGCATCATGGAGTTCAAGAGAGGCAACACCTTCGGAACCGTAGCGTTCTCCTCCTACGGCTTGTTCTGGTGGAGTCTGGTGCTGCTTCTTGTTCTTCCAAACGTCTCTTTCCTCCCTGGGCTTGTTGCACCAACTGAAACTGCCATGGCAGCCTACTTCTTCATGTGGGGGCTGTTCACGCTCGCAATGTTCTTTGGCACCCTAAAGACAAACCGTGCACTGCAGTTCGTATTCGCAAGCTTAGTCGTGCTGTTCTTCATGCTGACCATCCGCGACCTAACCGGCAACCCCGTGCTCTCAGGCACATTCACCTTTGGCAACCTCACAGGCATCGAAGGCATCATCTGCGGCTTAAGCGCAGTCTACTTAGGCTTTGCAGAAGTCCTCAACGAAGCACACAACAAAACCGTTCTGCCAATTTGCCCCGTAAAATAA
- a CDS encoding nucleoside 2-deoxyribosyltransferase, with translation MIKAFISGPIQGMEDHQEYREIIGEICSKLGLEVIDPWQREKVLYNKEEPCWWDEVPAAGFVQRDLDDADRCDVMIVYLPRLSAGACMELFYAKRKGKKIVVISDMPCLSPWVVVHSDAVIKGFGELEAAMKSLLPQL, from the coding sequence ATGATAAAAGCCTTCATTTCTGGACCAATTCAAGGCATGGAAGACCATCAAGAATACCGCGAAATCATCGGAGAAATCTGCAGCAAGCTGGGCTTGGAAGTTATCGACCCATGGCAGCGCGAAAAAGTCCTCTATAACAAGGAGGAGCCCTGCTGGTGGGATGAAGTTCCTGCCGCTGGGTTTGTGCAAAGAGACCTTGATGACGCTGACCGATGTGACGTGATGATTGTTTATCTGCCGCGGCTTTCGGCGGGTGCCTGCATGGAACTCTTCTACGCAAAACGCAAAGGCAAAAAAATCGTTGTCATCTCAGATATGCCTTGCCTGAGCCCGTGGGTGGTGGTGCATTCAGATGCTGTCATTAAAGGTTTTGGGGAGCTTGAAGCGGCAATGAAAAGTTTGCTGCCTCAACTTTAG
- a CDS encoding cation transporting ATPase C-terminal domain-containing protein, with translation AILSSFALQLFILYTPGIQQIFDVTSPGLMDWGIAVLFAGIVFAALEIGKYIASRRRRTG, from the coding sequence ACGCAATACTCTCCTCCTTCGCCCTACAACTATTCATACTCTACACCCCAGGCATCCAACAAATCTTTGACGTGACCTCGCCGGGGCTAATGGACTGGGGAATCGCAGTGCTGTTCGCAGGCATAGTGTTCGCAGCTTTGGAAATTGGAAAATACATCGCATCCAGACGAAGAAGAACCGGATAA
- a CDS encoding DUF123 domain-containing protein → MAKGIYALIIDLTQDVTITVGALGETHFKEGTYVYVGSAQANLEQRVKRHLRKDKRLHWHIDYLLNNPHAKITNVLYLQGNKLAECKTAETVCRQGEPVRGFGCSDCHCTSHLFRVSECAFLEAFMEPLVRVFPSCAEFLPP, encoded by the coding sequence ATGGCTAAAGGCATCTACGCCCTCATCATAGACCTGACTCAAGACGTCACCATAACCGTGGGCGCCCTCGGAGAAACCCACTTCAAGGAAGGCACCTACGTCTACGTCGGCTCCGCCCAAGCCAACCTTGAGCAGCGGGTGAAGCGGCACCTACGCAAAGACAAACGCCTCCACTGGCACATAGACTACCTACTCAACAACCCCCACGCAAAAATCACAAACGTCCTCTACCTGCAAGGCAACAAACTCGCCGAATGCAAAACCGCCGAAACAGTCTGTAGGCAGGGCGAGCCTGTGAGGGGGTTTGGGTGCTCCGACTGCCACTGCACAAGCCACCTGTTTCGCGTCTCGGAATGTGCGTTTTTGGAGGCGTTCATGGAGCCTCTCGTTCGCGTTTTCCCTTCTTGCGCAGAATTTCTTCCACCCTAA